From Candidatus Equadaptatus faecalis, a single genomic window includes:
- a CDS encoding methyltransferase domain-containing protein: VWSFPDRGKWATHDAKWRGNWSPYIPRNILLRYSQENDLVLDQFVGGGTTLVEAKLLNRNIIGIDVNDIALERCREKTNFEREGANGQVTILKGDARDLKPILDESIDLICTHPPYANIIQYSEDIAEDMSHLKVKEFLEEMRKVASESYRVLKKGKYCAILMGDTRQNGHMVPLSFEVMKIFENAGFKLKELIIKQQHNCKATGYWKTNSVKYNFLLIAHEYLFVFHKQ, from the coding sequence GTTTGGAGTTTTCCTGATCGCGGCAAGTGGGCTACACACGATGCAAAATGGCGCGGCAACTGGTCGCCGTACATACCGAGAAATATACTTTTAAGGTACTCACAGGAAAATGATCTTGTGTTGGATCAATTTGTTGGTGGGGGAACGACACTTGTTGAAGCGAAACTGCTCAATCGCAATATAATCGGTATTGACGTTAATGATATAGCCTTAGAGCGTTGCAGGGAAAAAACAAATTTTGAACGCGAAGGTGCAAATGGGCAGGTAACGATATTAAAGGGTGACGCAAGAGATTTAAAGCCGATATTGGACGAAAGCATAGATTTAATCTGTACGCATCCGCCGTATGCAAATATTATTCAGTACAGCGAAGATATTGCAGAAGATATGTCACATTTGAAAGTCAAAGAGTTTTTGGAAGAAATGCGTAAGGTGGCGAGTGAAAGCTATCGTGTGCTGAAAAAAGGAAAATACTGCGCAATACTTATGGGCGACACACGCCAAAACGGGCATATGGTTCCGTTGTCGTTTGAGGTTATGAAAATTTTTGAAAACGCCGGTTTCAAACTTAAAGAACTTATTATCAAACAGCAGCACAACTGCAAGGCAACGGGCTACTGGAAAACAAACAGCGTTAAGTATAATTTTCTGCTTATTGCTCACGAATACTTATTTGTGTTTCATAAACAATAG